In Magnetospirillum sp. XM-1, a single window of DNA contains:
- a CDS encoding type II toxin-antitoxin system RelE/ParE family toxin, whose translation MRRLVLLDYARDDMLGILDHVAQASGSVATAMDFVGRLRQRCRDLAGLPGTLGRSRPELRPDLRSIAFRGYVIFFRYVDDRVEVVSILEGHRDIDAHFDDMP comes from the coding sequence GTGAGGCGGCTGGTCCTGCTGGATTACGCGCGCGATGACATGCTCGGCATTCTCGATCATGTGGCGCAAGCCAGCGGCAGCGTCGCGACAGCCATGGATTTTGTCGGCCGGTTGCGCCAGAGGTGCCGCGATCTCGCCGGTCTTCCCGGCACCCTGGGGCGGTCCCGTCCCGAACTGCGCCCGGACTTGCGCAGCATCGCTTTTCGCGGTTACGTGATCTTCTTCCGCTATGTGGATGACCGGGTCGAAGTGGTGAGCATCCTGGAAGGCCACCGCGACATCGACGCCCATTTCGACGATATGCCATGA
- a CDS encoding type II toxin-antitoxin system ParD family antitoxin: MNVSIGERWESFVELAVRTGRYGSASEVVREGLRLVEEREMKLAALRSHLDAAMAAGGEVSDADLDDALARRAEDLRRGGTPE; the protein is encoded by the coding sequence ATGAACGTGTCCATCGGGGAGCGTTGGGAGAGTTTCGTCGAGCTGGCGGTGCGGACCGGGCGCTACGGCTCGGCCAGCGAGGTGGTGCGCGAAGGCCTACGGCTGGTCGAAGAGCGCGAAATGAAGCTGGCGGCGTTGCGCTCGCATCTGGACGCCGCCATGGCGGCGGGCGGCGAGGTGAGCGATGCCGACCTGGACGACGCCCTGGCCCGGCGGGCCGAGGATTTGCGGCGCGGGGGAACGCCTGAGTGA